The sequence below is a genomic window from Dioscorea cayenensis subsp. rotundata cultivar TDr96_F1 chromosome 6, TDr96_F1_v2_PseudoChromosome.rev07_lg8_w22 25.fasta, whole genome shotgun sequence.
GATTTCCTCTTATAAACCTTTCTACTGTAAACTTCTGTGCATGCTGGTAATTTATCTTCTTCACCCCCCTCCACTTCACTCTCTTCGTCGTCTCCGCTCCCGGTCCCCGGTTATCGAACTCAGTATAAAAACATGTCCTCAATCCAAAGTCCCCACTCCATGGCAACCATCCATCTGaatgaatcaaatcatcaatgTATGTTTGCAAAATAAAAGTTCTTGAATACTCCTTCCATGGCCTTCCTAGGTAATTTCTTGTTTCTATTCGATGCGGATAAAAGTCCGGTTCCGCCGTTATTGTGCTATTATGTATAATAATCGCCGTCGGCTCTCGCCTTCCTTTCCTTCCTTGTGCTGTCACTATATTTTGCTGGTTCGACATCGGCCGCCGGACGAGTATTAGGCAGTTTTGAAAGACAGTGGCCGAGTTACCGAAGATGAAATCTATGGTTCCAGTTATTGTACAGTTTCGGTAGAATTGCCTGTTGGTGTGCACATAGAGTGTGTCTTGGTAACCATCCATTCGGCAATTGTAGAATACCGACATATCTGATTGTACTCGTAGTGCCACCGCTTGGTGTTTCTCCGGCCCGGCTGAGTTCTCTATCCATAAGTCTTTTCCAATAAATCTTTTTCCTACAACAGCTGAATCCAcatacaaaatacaaataatatattatacgTGTCTTCAAATTTCTTAATCTTTCTTTATcacaaattcatgttttttttataaattattaaagataattttgaaaaaataattaattttttataaaattttgtcaaataactaagttttttttttatatgtgagATTCTGTTaaacacaacaaataaaaaagaaaaaaactaaaacaataatataCTTTCAAAGCTAGAACTTTTGCTTTATATATTACCTAATGTGGCTGTTTTGAAAGTCGGAGTACCATCAATAAAGTTAAGATTTCCAGTGATCTTCGTCTTCGTCGGTCCATCTCCGACCATCATAACATTCATCATGCTCTTGTTCACCATGACATTCTCCTTATACACTCCTTCCTTGATATGAATCACAAATGTCAAATTACTCTTCTTAGGAATAATTTCCAAAGCCTCATTGATACTTGTAAAATTCCCACTCCCATCTTGAGCAACCACAACATCCGGCTGAAGCTCGATCCGCGAAGCCGATAACAATCTCCTCCTCCCTGTATTCACCCACGCCGGCaattcctcctcctcctccgtcGAAAGAAGCCTTCGGCTAAACATCGGCAACTTAAACGCAACCAACACTGAAGAAATATCATCGACAATCGCCAAAGCATTTGTCGTTAACTCCATTGAGCTCTTCAAagccttcttcatcttttcgCTGGCACTTCCGGTGGTGTTCTCGAAACCCATCCAAGCAAGTCTCATGGTAAGTCATCGCTGAGCTAAGCCAAACACGAAGATCATCGATAACATCATCGACTTCACTAAAATTTATATCACCGAATTGAGCGAAAAGAGTTTCGAAGATCATCGATCGCATAATCCAATAGCTCTGCACAATTGTGCAAAGCTTTTGAAGTTCTTGGATCTTTTTCAGCTTCAGCGAGGACTGATGAGTTCTTGAGACTTTTGGCGATGTGAGCGATGGTGACATTGAAGGCGAGCTTGATGAGCTCTTTGGGGTCGGAGATGGAGTCGCCGCCGGCGTCGGTTAGGGCTTGTTCGCAGGTGTCTTGGAAGTCGGTGGGGCTGCACAAGGCCTTGACGGAGGAGTGGAGCTCGGCGGTGGAGGTTGGGGAGGGGGATGTGGATTTGCGGGAGGAGAGGCCGACGGCGATGGCGGCGACCATGGCGATGAGGAGGATGGAGGAGCTGGCGATGATGGTGAGCTTTTTGCGGTTGTGGCGGGCGGTGGAGTCCGGGACGGCGCCGTGTTCCATGGCGGACAATGGTtgtggattagggtttgggtgAGATTGAAGAAGAGGTGTTTGTGAAAATGCGTGAATGAAATGTTTGTTATATAAAAGGGATGGAGGAcgatgagaagaaaaaagagatgGTTGGAGTGGGCCCCACCTACGCGCGGGAAAGGGATAGCCACAGGCAtaattagttttctttttaaatcaatatt
It includes:
- the LOC120263262 gene encoding LOW QUALITY PROTEIN: putative pectinesterase/pectinesterase inhibitor 28 (The sequence of the model RefSeq protein was modified relative to this genomic sequence to represent the inferred CDS: deleted 2 bases in 2 codons), producing MEHGAVPDSTARHNRKKLTIIASSSILLIAMVAAIAVGLSSRKSTSPSPTSTAELHSSVKALCSPTDFQDTCEQALTDAGGDSISDPKELIKLAFNVTIAHIAKSLKNSSVLAEAEKDPRTSKALHNCAELLDYAIDDLRTLFAQFGDINFSEVDDVIDDLRVWLSSAMTYHETCLDGFENTTGSASEKMKKALKSSMELTTNALAIVDDISSVLVAFKLPMFSRRLLSTEEEEELPAWVNTGRRRLLSASRIELQPDVVVAQDGSGNFTSINEALEIIPKKSNLTFVIHIKEGVYKENVMVNKSMMNVMMVGDGPTKTKITGNLNFIDGTPTFKTATLAVVGKRFIGKDLWIENSAGPEKHQAVALRVQSDMSVFYNCRMDGYQDTLYVHTNRQFYRNCTITGTIDFIFGNSATVFQNCLILVRRPMSNQQNIVTAQGRKGRREPTAIIIHNSTITAEPDFYPHRIETRNYLGRPWKEYSRTFILQTYIDDLIHSDGWLPWSGDFGLRTCFYTEFDNRGPGAETTKRVKWRGVKKINYQHAQKFTVERFIRGNQWVRATGVPYIPGLLPVNEGGRTH